A part of Candidatus Cloacimonas sp. genomic DNA contains:
- the rpsD gene encoding 30S ribosomal protein S4, giving the protein MARYTGPKAKICRKFGENIYGNAKYDKILGKRKFPAGQHGKNMRRKPSDYNLHLREKQKLRNTYCLLERQFSNYFKKAAKASGITGDNLMLLLERRLDNVVYRMGFAVTRMQARQFINHGHFQVNGKKVDIPSYLVKAGDIIEVRPQSKGMKLLLEAMDRTELTSPYSWLSIDKENFRGQFNAIPAISEIPVTCDLRLVVEFYSK; this is encoded by the coding sequence ATGGCGAGATATACAGGACCAAAAGCAAAAATTTGTCGCAAATTCGGTGAAAATATATATGGAAATGCCAAGTATGATAAAATCCTCGGCAAACGCAAATTCCCTGCCGGACAGCATGGAAAAAATATGCGTCGTAAACCTTCCGATTACAATTTACATCTGCGGGAAAAACAAAAACTCCGCAATACCTATTGTCTCTTGGAAAGACAATTCAGCAACTACTTTAAGAAGGCAGCCAAGGCATCTGGAATTACAGGTGATAATTTAATGCTGCTCTTGGAAAGACGCTTGGATAATGTCGTTTACAGAATGGGTTTTGCCGTAACGAGAATGCAGGCAAGACAGTTCATCAATCATGGTCATTTCCAGGTTAATGGCAAAAAAGTAGATATCCCTTCCTACCTTGTTAAAGCAGGAGACATAATTGAAGTCCGTCCCCAAAGCAAAGGAATGAAACTGCTTTTGGAAGCTATGGATAGAACAGAACTCACTTCGCCATATTCTTGGCTTAGTATAGATAAAGAAAATTTCCGCGGTCAATTTAATGCAATTCCCGCAATTAGTGAGATTCCCGTCACTTGTGACCTGCGTCTCGTAGTTGAATTTTACTCCAAATAA
- the rpsK gene encoding 30S ribosomal protein S11 → MATKSRTKKKRVRLAFDEGLFFVHSSFNNTIITLTDRAGNVLAWSSGGKVGNKGSRKSTPFAAQVAATEVAKAGLDMGIQKVGVIVKGPGGGRESAIRAVNASGMKVTMIKDATPIPHNGCRPPKTRRI, encoded by the coding sequence ATGGCTACAAAATCCAGAACTAAGAAAAAAAGAGTCCGCCTGGCTTTCGACGAAGGTCTGTTCTTTGTCCATTCCAGTTTTAATAATACCATTATTACCTTAACCGATCGGGCTGGTAATGTGCTTGCTTGGTCCAGCGGAGGAAAAGTTGGCAACAAGGGATCTCGTAAAAGTACTCCTTTTGCAGCTCAAGTTGCTGCCACAGAAGTAGCTAAAGCCGGACTGGATATGGGAATTCAGAAAGTTGGCGTGATTGTTAAAGGTCCCGGTGGAGGAAGAGAATCCGCCATCAGAGCCGTAAATGCTTCAGGAATGAAGGTAACGATGATTAAAGATGCAACTCCAATTCCCCATAATGGCTGTCGTCCACCTAAAACCAGAAGGATATAA
- the rpsM gene encoding 30S ribosomal protein S13: protein MAHIAGIELPRNKRLFIGLTYIYGIGLSSAKEICQKANIDEMKKVADLTIEEEKILRDIIQNEYTVEGSLRTQVAMNIKRLMEIGCYRGLRHKRGLPVRGQRTHTNARTRKGPRGNSIKKK from the coding sequence TTGGCACATATAGCAGGTATCGAACTTCCGAGAAATAAACGCTTGTTTATCGGACTTACTTATATTTATGGTATAGGACTGTCCAGCGCAAAAGAAATATGCCAAAAAGCAAATATAGACGAAATGAAAAAAGTGGCTGACCTTACTATTGAAGAGGAAAAAATCCTCCGCGATATCATTCAGAATGAATATACAGTAGAAGGTTCGCTCCGAACTCAAGTTGCTATGAATATCAAACGTCTAATGGAAATTGGCTGCTATCGCGGCTTGCGTCATAAACGCGGACTTCCTGTTCGCGGGCAAAGAACTCATACAAATGCCAGAACCAGAAAAGGACCTCGTGGCAATTCAATCAAGAAGAAATAG
- the rpmJ gene encoding 50S ribosomal protein L36 — translation MKVKASVKKICKDCRIIKRNGIIRVICSSNPKHKQRQG, via the coding sequence ATGAAAGTGAAAGCTTCCGTTAAGAAAATCTGCAAGGATTGCAGAATTATTAAACGCAACGGTATTATCCGTGTTATATGCAGTTCAAACCCCAAACACAAACAAAGACAGGGTTAA
- the infA gene encoding translation initiation factor IF-1, whose amino-acid sequence MSKAGVIEVEGIVTEALPNTTFRVTLENGHEILAHSSGKMRMNYIRILPGDKVKVELSPYDLTKGRITYRYK is encoded by the coding sequence ATGAGCAAGGCAGGTGTTATAGAAGTGGAAGGGATTGTAACCGAAGCACTTCCCAATACAACTTTTCGCGTTACTTTGGAGAATGGCCATGAAATATTAGCTCATTCTTCCGGAAAAATGCGAATGAACTATATCAGAATTCTACCGGGAGATAAAGTTAAAGTGGAACTTTCTCCCTACGATCTTACAAAGGGTAGAATAACCTACCGCTATAAATAA
- the map gene encoding type I methionyl aminopeptidase, translating to MIYIKSPWELEIIRKSCQIVAGLLDALEELIKPGISTLELDKFAEEYILSRGGEPSFKGYRIEGLSPFPASICTSINEQIVHGIPSNKAILKEGDIIGIDAGVYYDGYHGDSARTYKVGNISAEAEKLLQVTKESLLKGISAAITGNRVGDISHAIGSFVTSKGFYVADDLTGHGIGADLHEDPMIPNIGKAGRGPRLYAGMTIAIEPMVNIGTNSVSENGWEFKTADNSLSAHFEHTILITEGEPEILTITG from the coding sequence ATGATTTATATTAAGTCCCCCTGGGAATTGGAGATAATCCGAAAAAGTTGTCAGATCGTGGCTGGTTTATTGGATGCTTTGGAAGAACTGATAAAACCAGGAATCAGCACTTTGGAATTGGATAAATTTGCCGAAGAATACATTCTCAGCAGAGGTGGCGAACCCTCTTTCAAAGGATATAGGATAGAAGGTCTGAGTCCATTTCCCGCCTCTATTTGTACTTCCATTAATGAGCAAATAGTCCACGGCATTCCTTCCAACAAAGCAATATTGAAAGAAGGCGATATTATCGGCATTGACGCCGGTGTTTATTATGATGGTTATCATGGAGATTCAGCCAGAACCTATAAAGTTGGCAACATATCTGCCGAAGCGGAAAAGCTCTTGCAAGTAACTAAAGAGTCACTTCTAAAAGGAATCAGCGCTGCCATTACCGGCAACCGAGTTGGTGACATTTCCCACGCAATTGGTTCCTTTGTAACTTCCAAGGGGTTTTATGTTGCTGATGATCTCACTGGACACGGTATTGGCGCAGATTTACATGAAGACCCTATGATTCCCAATATAGGTAAAGCGGGAAGAGGTCCCCGCCTTTATGCAGGTATGACCATTGCAATCGAGCCAATGGTTAATATCGGTACTAATAGTGTATCAGAGAACGGATGGGAGTTCAAAACGGCGGATAATAGTTTATCTGCTCATTTTGAACACACTATTCTGATTACCGAAGGCGAACCTGAAATTCTAACAATTACCGGATGA